From a region of the Tateyamaria omphalii genome:
- the prmC gene encoding peptide chain release factor N(5)-glutamine methyltransferase has protein sequence MVAATARLRAAGVPDPARDARVLLAHAAQVDAARVTLIAPEDIAPDIADRYDHLIALRAVRVPVSHLIGQREFYGRAFKVSADVLDPRPETETLVEAALSEDFARVLDLGTGSGCLLVTLLAERTEAHGVGVDLSEAACLQASANAVLHGVTARAAIRQGDWFDPVEGRFDLIVANPPYLSAFEMEEVDPELRDHEPRMALTDEGDGLTAYRTIADQAGSYLTAQGRVLCEIGWQQGADVRTIFENGGWGIIDVLPDLDGRDRVLLARNPA, from the coding sequence ATGGTTGCCGCCACCGCGCGGCTGCGGGCCGCCGGTGTGCCGGACCCGGCCCGCGACGCGCGCGTCCTGCTGGCGCATGCGGCGCAGGTGGATGCCGCACGCGTGACACTGATCGCGCCCGAAGACATCGCACCCGATATCGCCGACCGCTACGACCACCTGATCGCCCTGCGCGCCGTGCGCGTGCCCGTAAGCCACCTGATCGGGCAGCGCGAATTTTATGGGCGTGCCTTCAAGGTGAGCGCCGACGTGCTGGACCCGCGGCCCGAAACCGAAACACTGGTCGAGGCGGCGCTGAGCGAAGACTTTGCGCGCGTTCTGGATCTGGGCACCGGGTCCGGGTGTTTGCTGGTGACCCTTCTCGCAGAGCGGACCGAGGCGCATGGCGTGGGTGTCGATCTGTCGGAGGCGGCCTGTTTGCAAGCCTCGGCCAATGCGGTGCTGCATGGTGTGACCGCGCGGGCCGCGATCCGGCAGGGGGATTGGTTCGATCCGGTCGAGGGCCGGTTCGACCTGATCGTGGCGAACCCGCCCTATCTGTCGGCCTTTGAAATGGAAGAGGTCGACCCGGAATTGCGCGACCACGAACCCCGCATGGCCCTGACGGACGAGGGCGATGGCTTGACCGCCTATCGCACCATTGCCGATCAGGCGGGCAGCTATCTGACTGCGCAAGGCCGGGTCCTGTGCGAGATCGGATGGCAGCAGGGCGCCGACGTGCGCACCATTTTCGAGAACGGGGGGTGGGGCATCATAGACGTTCTGCCAGATCTTGATGGACGCGACCGTGTCCTTCTTGCGCGGAATCCGGCGTGA
- a CDS encoding M20 aminoacylase family protein — protein sequence MPIINRIGDLAPDMAAWRQHLHSIPELAFDCPKTSAFIQERLAEIGVDEVHGGIAQTGIVAIINGQGEGPTIGLRADFDALPIEEETGVAYASTHPGKMHACGHDGHTAMLLGAAKYLAETRNFSGRVALIFQPAEEDGGGGEVMVQEGIMDRFGIGEVYAIHNAPGKDFGKFHTRGGPIMAAADTFHIHVTGKGGHAARPHDCVDPVVATCAIVNAFQTIVSRNHKPLDQLVISTTQIHTGTTDNVIPESAYINGTVRTFSKDVQAMVVRRMEEVVAGTAAAYGCEAKLAFEFGYPPTVNDTDKAGFAARVAAEVAGEAGVEQDVEPVMGAEDFSYMLEARPGAYLMLGQGDGAGVHHPKYNFNDEIAPIGASFFARLVETAQPVR from the coding sequence ATGCCCATCATCAACCGCATCGGCGATCTTGCCCCTGACATGGCCGCGTGGCGTCAGCATCTGCATTCGATCCCGGAACTGGCCTTTGACTGTCCGAAAACGTCGGCCTTCATTCAGGAACGGTTGGCGGAGATTGGCGTGGACGAGGTGCATGGCGGCATTGCACAGACCGGCATCGTCGCCATCATCAACGGGCAGGGCGAGGGGCCGACCATTGGCTTGCGCGCGGACTTCGATGCGCTGCCGATCGAGGAGGAGACGGGTGTCGCCTACGCCTCGACCCATCCGGGCAAGATGCACGCCTGCGGCCATGACGGGCATACGGCGATGTTACTCGGGGCGGCCAAGTACCTGGCGGAGACGCGCAATTTCTCGGGCCGCGTCGCGCTGATCTTTCAGCCGGCCGAGGAGGACGGCGGCGGCGGCGAGGTCATGGTTCAGGAGGGCATCATGGACCGGTTCGGCATCGGCGAGGTCTATGCCATCCACAACGCGCCGGGCAAGGATTTCGGCAAGTTTCACACCCGCGGCGGGCCCATTATGGCGGCGGCGGATACGTTTCATATTCACGTTACGGGCAAGGGCGGGCATGCGGCGCGGCCCCATGATTGCGTGGATCCGGTGGTCGCGACCTGCGCCATCGTGAATGCGTTTCAGACCATAGTGAGCCGCAATCACAAGCCATTGGACCAGCTGGTGATCTCGACCACGCAGATTCACACCGGCACGACGGACAACGTGATCCCGGAAAGCGCCTATATCAATGGCACGGTGCGCACCTTTTCCAAGGATGTACAGGCGATGGTCGTGCGCCGGATGGAGGAGGTCGTGGCCGGGACCGCCGCCGCCTACGGCTGCGAGGCAAAGTTGGCGTTCGAATTCGGTTATCCGCCCACGGTGAACGATACGGATAAGGCTGGTTTCGCAGCCCGGGTCGCGGCAGAGGTTGCGGGCGAGGCCGGTGTCGAACAGGATGTGGAGCCGGTTATGGGTGCCGAGGATTTCTCCTACATGCTGGAGGCGCGACCGGGGGCGTATCTCATGTTGGGGCAGGGGGATGGTGCGGGGGTGCATCACCCGAAATACAATTTCAACGATGAGATCGCGCCGATTGGCGCGTCCTTCTTTGCCCGGCTGGTCGAGACGGCGCAGCCGGTGCGGTAA
- a CDS encoding protein adenylyltransferase SelO: protein MSLHIPFDNTYAALPGAFYTRLNPTPVAKSDRLAWNTALAHELGIEGADDTVFAGTTVPEGAAPLAQLYAGHQFGSYNPQLGDGRAILLGEVIDRHGQRRDIQLKGSGPTPYSRMGDGRAWLGPVLREYVVSEAMHALGIPTTRALAAVATGEPVYREQGALPGAVLTRVASSHLRVGTFQIFAHRGHIDELRTLTDYAITRHHPDVGGPMGLLKAVCAAQSELVAAWMSVGFIHGVMNTDNCTISGETIDYGPCAFMDAYHEGRVFSSIDQMGRYAFGNQPRIAVWNMAQLATALIQLFEDKERAVEDATAIVHAMPGQLQAEWLKRFAAKVGLSDPTPEDQTLIEDLLALMQTDGADFTNTFGTLHTDHARDQFTDRDAFDAWAKRWKTRAPDTDLMQRSNPQIIPRNHRIEAMIEAAVAGDMAPFERLMAALATPYELPAGYDDLRRPPTQDEIVPATFCGT, encoded by the coding sequence ATGAGCCTGCACATCCCCTTCGACAATACCTACGCCGCTTTGCCGGGCGCTTTTTACACCCGGCTGAACCCCACGCCCGTGGCCAAATCGGACCGGCTGGCGTGGAATACAGCATTGGCGCATGAGCTTGGGATCGAAGGCGCCGACGACACTGTCTTTGCGGGCACAACCGTGCCGGAGGGCGCGGCCCCTCTCGCCCAGCTTTACGCGGGCCACCAGTTCGGCAGCTACAACCCACAGCTTGGCGACGGGCGTGCCATCCTTCTGGGCGAGGTGATTGACCGGCATGGCCAGCGCCGCGACATCCAACTGAAGGGGTCCGGCCCCACGCCGTATTCCCGCATGGGCGACGGGCGCGCGTGGCTCGGGCCCGTTCTACGCGAATACGTGGTGAGCGAGGCGATGCACGCGCTTGGAATCCCGACCACACGCGCCCTTGCCGCCGTCGCCACGGGCGAGCCTGTCTACCGCGAACAAGGCGCACTGCCGGGTGCCGTGCTCACTCGGGTCGCGTCCAGCCACCTGCGCGTCGGCACCTTCCAGATTTTTGCCCATCGCGGGCATATCGACGAGCTACGAACGCTCACCGACTACGCCATCACGCGTCACCACCCCGACGTGGGCGGCCCAATGGGACTGCTCAAGGCGGTCTGCGCAGCCCAGTCTGAACTGGTCGCCGCATGGATGTCCGTAGGCTTTATCCACGGCGTGATGAACACCGACAATTGCACGATCTCGGGCGAAACCATCGACTACGGCCCTTGCGCCTTCATGGACGCCTATCACGAGGGGCGCGTGTTCTCCTCCATCGACCAGATGGGGCGCTATGCCTTTGGCAACCAGCCACGCATTGCCGTCTGGAACATGGCGCAGTTGGCCACGGCCCTCATCCAACTGTTCGAAGACAAGGAAAGGGCGGTCGAGGACGCAACCGCCATTGTCCACGCCATGCCCGGCCAGCTTCAGGCGGAATGGCTGAAACGCTTTGCCGCCAAGGTCGGATTGTCCGACCCGACACCAGAAGATCAGACACTGATCGAGGATCTGCTTGCACTCATGCAAACGGACGGGGCCGACTTCACCAACACCTTCGGCACGCTGCACACGGATCACGCGCGCGATCAGTTCACCGACCGCGACGCCTTTGACGCCTGGGCGAAACGGTGGAAAACGCGCGCACCTGACACCGATCTGATGCAACGCAGCAATCCGCAGATCATCCCACGCAACCACCGGATCGAAGCCATGATCGAGGCCGCTGTTGCGGGCGACATGGCCCCCTTCGAGCGGCTGATGGCCGCGCTCGCCACGCCATACGAACTGCCCGCGGGCTACGACGACCTGCGCCGCCCACCCACACAGGACGAAATCGTCCCGGCCACCTTCTGCGGGACCTAG
- the prfA gene encoding peptide chain release factor 1 → MIPEDRLVQITQRFQYLEAAMADGSGDIAALAKEYSDLKPVVDQISAYQQIVADMEEAQVMLADPDMAELAEEELPRLKAALPEAEAALQIALLPKDAADAKPAMLEIRPGTGGDEAALFAGDLLRMYHRYAEARGWKLDIVEEQATELGGIKEVVAHITGENVFARMKFESGVHRVQRVPTTESGGRIHTSAATVAVLPEAEDVDIDVAQQDIRIDTMRASGAGGQHVNTTDSAVRITHLPTGIVVTSSEKSQHRNREIAMQVLRARLYDLERSRVDSERSADRAAQVGSGDRSERIRTYNFPQGRMTDHRINLTLYKLDQVMQGDLDEVIDALTADAQARLMAEMGT, encoded by the coding sequence ATGATCCCCGAAGACCGCCTTGTTCAGATCACACAACGCTTTCAGTATCTTGAGGCTGCCATGGCCGATGGGTCGGGTGACATTGCGGCCTTGGCCAAGGAATATTCCGACCTTAAACCGGTCGTGGACCAGATCAGCGCTTATCAGCAGATCGTCGCCGACATGGAGGAGGCTCAGGTGATGCTGGCCGATCCGGACATGGCGGAACTGGCCGAAGAAGAGCTGCCGCGCCTCAAGGCCGCGCTGCCCGAAGCGGAGGCGGCGCTCCAGATCGCTCTGTTGCCCAAGGATGCGGCGGATGCCAAGCCCGCGATGCTGGAGATCCGGCCGGGCACCGGGGGTGATGAGGCGGCGCTGTTCGCCGGTGATCTATTGCGGATGTATCACCGCTATGCCGAAGCGCGCGGCTGGAAGCTCGATATTGTCGAAGAGCAAGCCACCGAGCTGGGCGGGATCAAGGAAGTGGTTGCCCATATCACCGGCGAAAATGTCTTTGCCCGGATGAAGTTCGAAAGCGGGGTGCACCGCGTGCAGAGGGTGCCCACCACCGAAAGCGGCGGGCGCATCCACACCTCTGCTGCGACGGTGGCCGTGCTGCCCGAAGCGGAGGATGTCGATATCGACGTAGCGCAACAGGACATCCGCATCGACACGATGCGTGCGTCCGGTGCGGGCGGCCAGCATGTCAACACAACAGATAGTGCCGTGCGCATCACCCACCTGCCCACCGGCATCGTGGTGACCAGCAGCGAGAAGTCGCAGCACCGCAACCGCGAGATTGCGATGCAGGTGCTGCGCGCGCGTCTATACGATCTGGAACGTAGCCGTGTGGACAGTGAACGCTCTGCCGATCGGGCCGCACAGGTGGGATCGGGCGACCGGTCAGAGCGGATCCGCACCTACAATTTCCCGCAGGGCCGCATGACCGATCACCGGATCAACCTGACGCTTTATAAGCTGGATCAGGTGATGCAGGGCGATCTGGACGAGGTGATCGACGCGTTGACTGCAGATGCACAGGCCCGGCTGATGGCCGAGATGGGCACGTGA
- a CDS encoding CBS domain-containing protein — protein sequence MATSNRVGMQLRDRPEYANKPKPLTFSPDASVADAVDAMCKKNFGSVIIVDPDDKVVGVMTERDVMRKLVHAGLDAKTTKLTDIMTHEPRVAHETDDVVDWLRIMSNDRFRRLPVVDQDGRIKAVFTQGDFVSYTWPDLVYQASQLARASLARNYAVWLIGGGIALYTLLMIIVVRSL from the coding sequence ATGGCCACCTCAAATCGGGTCGGAATGCAACTGCGCGACAGACCGGAATATGCAAATAAACCCAAGCCGTTGACCTTTTCGCCTGACGCATCTGTCGCTGACGCGGTCGATGCCATGTGCAAGAAGAACTTCGGGTCTGTGATCATCGTCGATCCGGACGACAAGGTTGTCGGCGTGATGACCGAGCGGGATGTGATGCGCAAGCTGGTGCATGCCGGTTTGGATGCCAAGACCACCAAGCTGACCGATATCATGACGCATGAGCCGCGTGTGGCACACGAAACGGATGATGTGGTCGACTGGCTGCGGATCATGTCGAATGATCGTTTCCGTCGCCTGCCCGTGGTCGATCAGGACGGGCGGATCAAGGCGGTGTTCACGCAAGGCGACTTTGTCAGCTACACGTGGCCGGACCTCGTGTACCAGGCGTCGCAACTGGCGCGCGCGTCGCTGGCCCGCAATTATGCGGTGTGGCTGATTGGCGGGGGCATTGCGCTGTATACGCTGTTGATGATCATCGTGGTGCGGTCGCTGTAA
- the speB gene encoding agmatinase, whose product MALEDAKTQMDHAFTREDPRGPSFELTFGGATSFLRRRYTKDLTGVDIAVTGVPFDQAVTNRPGTRLGPRAIREASSLQAPDAPYGWPFDVLSERVIVDYGDVAFDYADIPSFPDALTTHIRGILNAGAASVVLGGDHYISFPTLKAYAEKYGPMSLIQVDAHTDTWADDDMARADHGTMFYKAVKSGIVDPTTSVQIGIRTTNEDTLGVNIIDAPEFHRIGPEAAAARAREIVGDRPVYLSFDIDGLDPAFAPGTGTPVWGGLSSAQAAALLRGLAGINIQGGDVVEVSPPFDTSGATAIAGAHVATEICQLLGWRMRGGA is encoded by the coding sequence ATGGCGCTTGAAGATGCAAAAACGCAGATGGACCATGCGTTTACCCGCGAGGATCCGCGGGGGCCGTCGTTCGAATTGACCTTTGGTGGAGCGACCTCGTTTTTGAGGCGGCGGTACACCAAGGACCTTACCGGCGTGGATATTGCCGTGACGGGCGTGCCGTTCGATCAGGCGGTGACGAACCGGCCCGGCACGCGTTTGGGGCCGCGTGCGATTCGCGAGGCGTCAAGCCTGCAAGCGCCGGATGCGCCCTATGGCTGGCCCTTTGATGTGCTGAGCGAGCGGGTGATTGTGGATTATGGTGATGTGGCGTTTGATTATGCCGACATTCCGTCTTTTCCGGATGCGCTGACGACCCATATTCGCGGCATCTTGAACGCCGGTGCCGCGAGTGTCGTGCTGGGCGGGGATCACTACATTTCGTTCCCGACACTCAAGGCCTATGCCGAGAAATACGGGCCGATGTCGCTGATCCAGGTCGATGCGCATACCGACACCTGGGCGGATGACGACATGGCCCGCGCTGATCATGGCACCATGTTTTACAAGGCGGTTAAGTCGGGGATCGTGGACCCTACGACGTCCGTTCAGATCGGGATCCGCACGACGAACGAGGACACGCTGGGCGTCAACATCATCGACGCTCCGGAGTTTCATCGGATCGGGCCGGAGGCTGCGGCTGCGCGAGCGCGCGAGATCGTGGGCGACCGGCCCGTCTATTTGAGTTTCGACATTGATGGGCTCGACCCTGCCTTTGCCCCTGGCACCGGTACGCCGGTCTGGGGTGGTTTAAGCTCCGCGCAGGCAGCGGCGCTCTTGCGGGGGCTTGCAGGGATCAACATTCAGGGCGGTGATGTGGTCGAGGTGTCGCCGCCTTTTGACACGAGCGGCGCAACGGCAATTGCGGGCGCGCATGTGGCCACGGAAATCTGCCAGCTTCTGGGATGGAGGATGCGCGGTGGCGCCTAG
- the mazG gene encoding nucleoside triphosphate pyrophosphohydrolase: MSANLKPAGAAMGDDLIHDQNAGIDRLLEIMRRLRDPDTGCPWDVEQTFQTIAPYTIEEAYEVADAIERQDWAELEGELGDLLLQSVYHTAIGEEAGHFSFQSVVTNISNKMVDRHPHVFGDASRDKSAEQQTRDWEAIKAAERAGKAQKGALDGVAMNLPALLRAVKLQKRAARVGFDWPETAQVIDKITEEAAELVEARDTMGHDEMVDEMGDLLFVVANLARHLGVEPEEALRRTNAKFTRRFNAVEQMLAKNGKRPEDSTLEEMDALWDAVKAQEKANPK; the protein is encoded by the coding sequence ATGTCAGCAAACCTGAAACCGGCGGGGGCTGCAATGGGCGACGACCTGATCCATGACCAAAACGCAGGCATAGACCGCCTGCTGGAAATCATGCGCCGCCTGCGCGACCCCGATACGGGCTGCCCCTGGGACGTCGAACAAACGTTCCAGACCATCGCCCCCTACACGATCGAGGAGGCATACGAAGTCGCCGACGCCATCGAACGGCAGGACTGGGCCGAACTTGAGGGCGAATTGGGCGATCTGCTTCTGCAATCGGTCTACCACACCGCCATCGGGGAAGAGGCCGGGCATTTCAGCTTTCAATCGGTCGTCACCAACATCTCGAACAAGATGGTGGACCGGCACCCGCATGTCTTTGGCGACGCATCCCGCGACAAGAGCGCCGAACAACAGACCCGCGATTGGGAAGCGATCAAGGCGGCGGAGCGTGCAGGCAAGGCACAGAAGGGCGCGCTGGACGGCGTGGCCATGAACCTGCCTGCACTTCTGCGCGCTGTGAAGCTGCAAAAACGCGCCGCACGTGTGGGCTTTGACTGGCCCGAAACGGCGCAGGTGATCGACAAGATCACCGAAGAAGCCGCCGAACTTGTCGAGGCACGCGATACGATGGGGCACGACGAGATGGTGGACGAAATGGGCGATCTCCTCTTTGTCGTTGCCAACCTCGCCCGCCATCTGGGCGTCGAACCCGAGGAGGCGCTGCGGCGCACCAACGCCAAGTTCACCCGCCGGTTCAATGCGGTGGAACAGATGTTGGCCAAGAACGGCAAGCGGCCCGAGGACAGTACTTTGGAAGAGATGGACGCCCTGTGGGATGCGGTGAAGGCCCAGGAAAAAGCTAACCCAAAATGA
- a CDS encoding nucleoside hydrolase, with protein sequence MAARKIIIDTDPGQDDAVAILLALASPEDVDVLGITAVAGNVPLDLTAKNARIVCELAGQPDMPVFAGCDRPLGRDLVTAEHVHGKTGLDGPDLPDPTMPLQDQHAVDFIIDTLRSHDPGTVTLCPLGPLTNIATAFQNAPDIVDRVQEIVLMGGAYFEVGNITPTAEFNIYVDPEAADIVFKSGVPLVVMPLDVTHKALVTKPRNDAFRALGTRAGTAVAEMTDFFERFDKEKYGSAGAPLHDPCVTAYLIRPDLFSGRHVNVAIETTSELTMGMTVADWWGVTDRPANALFIGDLDADGFFDLLTERLARL encoded by the coding sequence ATGGCAGCGCGCAAGATCATCATCGACACTGATCCCGGACAGGACGACGCCGTCGCGATCCTGCTGGCGCTGGCCAGTCCAGAGGATGTCGACGTGCTGGGCATCACCGCCGTTGCGGGAAACGTGCCGCTCGACCTGACCGCCAAAAATGCGCGCATTGTCTGTGAGTTGGCAGGCCAACCTGATATGCCCGTCTTTGCCGGATGTGACCGCCCGCTGGGCCGCGATCTGGTCACGGCAGAGCATGTGCACGGCAAGACCGGCCTTGACGGTCCCGACCTTCCGGACCCGACCATGCCGCTGCAAGACCAGCACGCCGTCGATTTCATAATCGACACGCTGCGCAGCCATGACCCCGGCACCGTCACGCTGTGCCCGCTCGGCCCGCTGACAAACATTGCGACGGCCTTCCAGAACGCCCCCGATATCGTGGACCGCGTGCAAGAGATCGTGCTGATGGGCGGCGCCTATTTCGAGGTGGGCAACATCACTCCAACGGCAGAGTTCAACATCTACGTCGATCCGGAAGCCGCTGATATCGTGTTCAAAAGCGGAGTTCCACTTGTGGTCATGCCGCTGGACGTCACGCACAAGGCGCTCGTCACAAAACCACGCAACGACGCGTTCCGCGCCCTTGGCACGCGAGCGGGCACCGCCGTGGCCGAAATGACGGATTTCTTCGAACGCTTCGACAAGGAGAAGTACGGCTCCGCCGGCGCGCCGCTGCACGACCCCTGCGTGACCGCCTACCTGATCCGGCCAGACCTCTTTTCAGGTCGGCACGTGAATGTGGCAATCGAAACGACCTCGGAGCTGACCATGGGCATGACCGTCGCTGACTGGTGGGGCGTCACAGACCGTCCCGCAAACGCGCTGTTCATCGGGGATCTCGACGCCGACGGCTTCTTCGACCTGCTCACAGAACGGCTGGCCCGCCTGTGA
- a CDS encoding GNAT family N-acetyltransferase, whose protein sequence is MSAALTLATPEHFERLDALVAAFHAEEGIALPDEARAAGLRPLLDGIPHGAAYLIGPPRAPIGYIVVTFGWSIEFGGMDGFVDELFIRPGVRGRGIATEVLLALPRALGEAGVKALHLEVSHENTVAQRLYARAGFKLRDGYALMTRHL, encoded by the coding sequence GTGAGCGCTGCCCTCACCCTTGCCACGCCCGAGCATTTCGAACGTCTCGACGCCCTTGTCGCGGCCTTTCATGCCGAGGAAGGAATCGCACTCCCCGACGAGGCACGCGCTGCCGGACTCAGACCGCTGCTCGACGGCATCCCGCACGGCGCCGCCTACCTTATCGGCCCGCCACGGGCGCCCATCGGCTACATCGTCGTCACCTTCGGCTGGTCCATAGAGTTTGGCGGCATGGACGGGTTCGTGGACGAACTGTTCATCCGCCCCGGCGTGCGCGGCCGCGGCATCGCGACCGAGGTTCTATTGGCCCTGCCCCGCGCCCTGGGCGAGGCTGGCGTCAAGGCGCTGCACCTTGAGGTCAGTCATGAAAACACCGTCGCACAGCGGCTTTACGCCCGCGCGGGGTTCAAGTTGCGCGACGGCTACGCGCTGATGACCCGGCACCTGTAA
- the speB gene encoding agmatinase — MAPRNQPISGNDLARFSGPNTFMRLPFSDELHKLDAAVLGVPMDIGTSWRSGTRFGPKQVRSESAMIRPYNLQTGAAPFDSLQVADIGDLAINTFSLADSLRIIAESYDAILDFDAIPLAIGGDHSITLPILRAMAKRHGPVALVHVDAHADVNDEMFGEKETHGTVFRRAYDEGLIQPSKVYQIGLRGTGYSAEDFTDAQGWGFQHFLSSELWGRDLSQLGAEIRRDIGDAPTYVSYDIDSLDPAFAPGTGTPEIGGLTTPQALQLIRALRGLNIVGCDLVEVSPPYDTSGTTALTGANILYELLCVLPGVAYR, encoded by the coding sequence GTGGCGCCTAGGAACCAGCCGATCAGCGGCAATGATCTGGCCCGGTTCTCGGGGCCCAACACCTTCATGCGCCTGCCGTTTTCGGACGAGTTGCACAAGCTGGACGCTGCCGTGTTGGGAGTGCCGATGGACATCGGCACCTCTTGGCGGTCGGGCACGCGGTTCGGGCCAAAACAAGTGCGCAGCGAAAGCGCGATGATCCGGCCTTATAATTTGCAAACTGGGGCGGCGCCGTTCGACAGCTTGCAGGTTGCAGACATTGGCGATCTGGCGATCAATACGTTCTCGCTCGCCGACAGTTTGCGCATTATTGCAGAGAGTTACGATGCGATCCTTGACTTCGATGCGATCCCTTTGGCCATCGGAGGCGATCATTCCATCACCCTGCCGATCCTGCGCGCCATGGCCAAGCGGCACGGGCCCGTCGCGCTGGTTCATGTGGACGCCCATGCCGACGTCAATGACGAGATGTTTGGCGAAAAGGAAACCCATGGCACGGTCTTTCGGCGCGCATATGACGAGGGGCTGATCCAGCCGTCGAAGGTGTACCAGATCGGACTGCGCGGTACGGGATATTCGGCTGAGGACTTTACGGATGCGCAGGGCTGGGGGTTTCAGCACTTCCTGTCGTCCGAACTGTGGGGGCGCGACCTCAGCCAGCTCGGGGCGGAGATCAGGCGCGATATCGGCGATGCGCCAACATATGTGAGCTATGATATCGACAGCCTTGATCCGGCCTTTGCCCCCGGCACCGGCACGCCGGAGATTGGTGGTCTGACGACGCCGCAGGCGCTGCAATTGATCCGCGCGCTGCGTGGTCTCAACATTGTGGGCTGCGACCTGGTTGAAGTCTCGCCCCCATACGATACATCGGGGACAACGGCGCTGACGGGTGCGAACATTCTCTATGAGCTGTTATGCGTCCTTCCGGGCGTTGCCTATCGCTGA
- a CDS encoding DUF1499 domain-containing protein, with the protein MKIAMYLAAAVVVLAIGLVAFVRFSPTDASQWHVPIAETESRDMAGGAIRVIEADAGALARVDAAARELPRTQAIAGSVEEGRITYQTRSKWIGFPDYTTVEYTDGLLRMHARLRFGRSDLGVNRERLERLLVAAGEG; encoded by the coding sequence ATGAAGATTGCGATGTATCTAGCTGCTGCCGTTGTTGTTTTGGCCATCGGATTGGTGGCCTTCGTTCGGTTTTCACCGACGGATGCGTCGCAATGGCACGTGCCGATTGCCGAGACAGAGAGCCGGGACATGGCGGGCGGTGCCATCCGGGTGATCGAGGCCGATGCCGGTGCTCTCGCGCGGGTGGATGCAGCCGCGCGCGAACTTCCGCGCACCCAGGCCATTGCCGGGTCGGTGGAGGAGGGGCGCATCACCTATCAGACGCGCAGCAAATGGATCGGATTTCCCGACTACACCACGGTCGAATACACCGACGGTCTGCTGAGGATGCATGCCCGCCTGCGCTTTGGCCGGTCAGATCTGGGCGTCAACCGCGAGCGACTTGAGCGGTTGCTGGTCGCCGCCGGAGAGGGATGA
- a CDS encoding DUF4167 domain-containing protein, whose protein sequence is MKSSRSRSRSKSNRNRNSGGGGGNVVNRVFDSSGPEGKVRGTPQQIIDKYNQLARDSQLSGDRVATENFQQHAEHYLRMLAEAQREIDSRREEQERQNRERQAERDRERAARQEQDANTSADPAEAPQPDVVDSEGDSGLVETPESQPKPKPKSTRSRSRKPKAEPAAEQADAQPQSDADGPAPEAAE, encoded by the coding sequence ATGAAGTCTTCGAGATCACGGTCCCGGTCCAAGAGCAACCGCAACCGCAATTCGGGTGGTGGCGGCGGTAACGTCGTCAACCGCGTGTTCGATAGTTCCGGCCCCGAGGGCAAGGTGCGCGGCACGCCGCAGCAGATTATCGACAAGTACAACCAACTGGCTCGCGACTCGCAATTGTCCGGCGACCGGGTCGCGACCGAGAACTTTCAGCAGCACGCAGAGCATTACCTGCGCATGCTGGCCGAAGCACAGCGCGAGATTGATTCCCGCCGGGAAGAGCAGGAGCGCCAGAACCGCGAGCGCCAGGCCGAGCGCGACCGCGAGCGTGCCGCCCGTCAGGAGCAGGATGCCAACACCAGCGCCGATCCGGCCGAGGCGCCGCAACCGGATGTGGTCGACAGCGAGGGTGACAGCGGCCTGGTGGAAACGCCGGAAAGCCAACCCAAGCCCAAGCCGAAATCGACCCGCAGCCGGTCCCGCAAGCCCAAGGCCGAGCCTGCAGCAGAGCAGGCCGATGCGCAGCCGCAATCTGACGCGGACGGACCCGCGCCGGAAGCTGCTGAGTAA